From Passer domesticus isolate bPasDom1 unplaced genomic scaffold, bPasDom1.hap1 HAP1_SCAFFOLD_122, whole genome shotgun sequence, the proteins below share one genomic window:
- the LOC135291804 gene encoding serine/threonine-protein kinase PAK 3-like, whose amino-acid sequence MAVERRKKEDMRRIQEEIHLHQHRGNQQKHVSERVAATPPMKQRVYSWLQTIKEDVQAELQESEDRNKERVRRLEEEMKIIREKLNRLPWALQKQVTKVTAISPLAPSAPGEDAKKEQNEQDNHMRPAVVTAQPDHPKRVTKGTAVSPMAPSAPGEEGKEKQREREKQKQPSVLTAQAAPCKRVLVEKEQDEASLSEMPCQAQGELFPAREQEEQLRQQVEEPQQNGQNIYKQMPAELQETEARNRARKKRPEEILEIIIKKFKLLLQEKMALDAKVHVLTSYLEAFEEFQQMTGDQETQDWSEAQEPNQPEMLQDKHIPRMVQEKTNQDREICSGLLTEAAASAAAAAAPSQGAFALQLEKWSWGTWFTSCADPAAAQQQRIEDDSLQQWRRMVKMENPMMKYTNLEYIGSGTFGDVCKALDTATGGEVAIKKINLQELIRREVTFKELMVMKINKHLNVLNYLKR is encoded by the exons atggcagtggagaggaggaagaaggaagacatgagaagaattcaagaggagattcatctccatcagcacaggggCAATCAACAAAAACATGTAAGTGAAAGAGTGGCAGCCACTCCACCCATGAAACAGCGTGTTTATTCTTGGTTACAGACCATCAAGGAAGATGTGCAGGCggagctgcaggaatctgaGGATAGGAACAAGGAAAGGGTGAGGAGgctggaggaagaaatgaaaatcatcaGAGAGAAACTTAACCGCCTCCCTTGGGCTCTACAAAAGCAA gtgacaaaAGTAACAGCcatctctcccctggctccctctgctcctggagaagacgccaaaaaggagcaaaatgaGCAGGATAACCACATGCGCCCAGCCGTggtcacagcccagcctgatcatcccaagaga gtgacgaaaggaacagccgtctctcccatggctccctctgctcccggagaagaaggcaaagagaagcaaagggagcgagagaagcagaagcagcCCTCTGTTTtgacagcccaggctgctccttgcaagaga gtCCTTGTAGAGAAAGAGCAGGACGAGGCTTCTTTATCAGagatgccatgccaggctcagggagagctgttcccagcccgagagcaggaagagcagctcaggcagcaggtggaagagccacagcagaatggccag AACATTTACAAACAGATGccggcagagctgcaggaaactGAGGCTAGGAACAGGGCAAGGAAGAAGAGGCCAGAAGAAATTCTTGAAATCAtcataaagaaatttaaacTCCTCCTTCAGGAGAAAATGGCTCTAGATGCGAAA GTGCATGTGTTGACATCCTACCTGGAAGCCTTTGAAGAGTTCCAGCAAATGACAGGAGACCAAGAGACCCAAGACTGGAGTGAGGCCCAGGAACCAAACCAACCAGAGATGCTGCAGGATAAGCACATCCCCAGGATGGTGCAGGAAAAGACAAATCAAGACCGGGAG ATCTGCAGTGGCCTTCTCACTGAAGCagctgcttcagcagcagcagcagcagcaccatcccAAGGAGCCTTTGCTCTCCAGCTGGAGAAGTGGAGCTGGGGCACTTGGTTCACCTCCTGCGCTGACCCAGCTGCCGCTCAGCAACAGCGGATCGAGGATGACTCCCTGCAGCAATGGA GGAGAATGGTGAAGATGGAAAATCCCATGATGAAATACACTAATCTGGAATATATTGGCAGTGG GACTTTTGGAGATGTTTGTAAAGCACTCGACACTGCCACAGGAGGAGAG GTGgccataaagaaaataaatcttcaaGAACTGATCAGAAGGGAAGTAACCTTTAAGGAACTCATGGTCATGAAAATTAATAAGCACCTAAACgttttgaattatttaaagAGGTGA
- the LOC135291803 gene encoding serine/threonine-protein kinase PAK 3-like, which translates to MEYMDGGALSDVINETHMSEREIAAVSRECLRGLDFLHSNHMIHRGLKSCNILLRTDGSVKLADFGLFAQLTPEQSRQSSVASTSGWMAPEVVTGQPYGPKVDIWSFGIVGIEMVEGEAPYWKETSGMVRSKY; encoded by the exons ATGGAGTACATGGATGGAGGTGCCCTGAGCGATGTCATCAATGAGACTCACATGTCTGAAAGAGAGATTGCAGCCGTCAGTCGGGAG tgcctgcgaggactggattttcttcactccaaCCACATGATCCACCGAGGTCTGAAGAGCTGCAACATCCTTCTCAGAACCGATGGCTCTGTCAAACTGG CTGACTTTGGCCTCTTTGCTCAGCTCACTCCTGAGCAGAGTAGACAGAGCTCCGTGGCCAGCACTTCTGGGTGGATGGCGCCTGAAGTGGTGACAGGTCAGccatatggccccaaagtggacatatggtcttttggaatCGTGGGCATTGAAAtggtggaaggagaagctcCTTACTGGAAAGAAACTTCTGGCATGGTAAGGAGCAAATACTGA